Proteins encoded in a region of the Prochlorothrix hollandica PCC 9006 = CALU 1027 genome:
- a CDS encoding iron uptake porin yields the protein MLCSLRSTPAMITAQAFSFYVGCCGVLGLLPIAPGLASPLSQNRVPPVIAARTTEAVAAETRATEAIATEAIATEAIATEARPLLPTQPLKLGQALPTSPNFDPSHPLTPQPAVHQLQTITPDHWAAQALDTLADRYNCPTPDIRVTSQNGLSRSDFALLIDRCLDHLQQTHPLFQTADGTSPYVSRTQTQTDTPIDAASLNRGALELELGASGQNSNQARSSILDPAFAEVRGVDLVQPPLDFVTLQRLQTEFAPELQALGDRIDTQAERVQTLEDQQFSQRTKLFGIASFSTATVWGSQQARTNPQQPAQDLTAGVPFGGNVSLSFDTRFRQQDLLRLQIGAGSVPNTGRPLTGTTMSTVPLGANTTDENLEGASIVLQSLWYQTRFADRGLVRFGPVGISTIPLAGDLNPVNSTSAFGKRNPLHLVAGGGGVAANYQFNDSLSAAASYTSVANDGFSPEAGIFLGRYSLFSQLLFTPNQRLGLGLSHVYHSNPGDRVNLTAGRGSALAQSPFGNNTPTTAHLLGLELEASLSRNWALGAWVGYNWAWASGDGAIGRQAIASGATASSWNYALTLNLQDLGKRGSQLGFVVGMPPKAIHNSIAHRTDLDTTYHLEVLYRYRHSSYLAFTPGLILLLNPEHNANNPAIWIASFATTLQF from the coding sequence ATGCTTTGCTCCCTCCGCTCCACCCCTGCAATGATCACCGCTCAAGCCTTTAGTTTCTACGTCGGGTGTTGTGGAGTCCTGGGACTGCTCCCGATCGCCCCAGGGCTAGCCAGTCCCCTCAGCCAAAACCGGGTGCCCCCGGTTATAGCAGCCAGAACCACAGAAGCAGTCGCCGCAGAAACTAGAGCCACAGAAGCAATCGCTACAGAAGCAATCGCTACAGAAGCAATCGCTACAGAAGCCAGACCCCTTCTCCCGACCCAACCCCTGAAACTGGGGCAGGCTCTCCCCACCTCTCCCAATTTTGACCCCTCCCACCCCCTCACCCCTCAGCCCGCCGTCCACCAACTTCAGACCATCACCCCAGACCACTGGGCCGCCCAAGCCCTAGACACCCTGGCCGATCGCTACAATTGCCCAACCCCCGATATCCGGGTCACCAGCCAAAACGGCCTGAGCCGCAGTGACTTTGCCCTGCTGATCGATCGCTGCCTAGACCACCTGCAACAGACCCATCCCCTCTTCCAAACCGCTGACGGAACCAGTCCCTACGTTTCCCGCACCCAAACCCAGACCGACACCCCCATTGATGCCGCCAGCCTCAACCGAGGTGCCCTGGAACTGGAGCTAGGGGCATCGGGCCAAAATTCCAACCAAGCGCGATCGAGCATTCTGGATCCGGCCTTTGCAGAGGTGCGTGGGGTTGATCTAGTACAGCCGCCCCTAGATTTTGTGACCCTCCAGCGGCTGCAAACGGAGTTTGCCCCGGAGCTTCAAGCCCTCGGCGATCGCATTGACACCCAAGCAGAGCGGGTTCAAACCCTGGAAGATCAGCAATTCAGCCAGCGCACCAAGCTGTTTGGGATCGCCAGCTTCAGCACCGCAACCGTGTGGGGATCCCAGCAGGCACGGACCAACCCCCAGCAGCCCGCCCAAGATCTGACCGCAGGCGTTCCCTTTGGCGGCAATGTTTCCCTGAGCTTTGACACTCGCTTTCGGCAGCAAGACCTCCTGCGGTTGCAAATAGGCGCTGGCTCGGTGCCCAACACCGGACGGCCCCTCACCGGCACCACCATGAGTACGGTTCCCCTGGGGGCCAATACCACGGATGAGAACCTGGAAGGTGCCTCGATCGTCCTCCAATCCCTGTGGTACCAAACACGCTTTGCCGATCGCGGCCTGGTGCGCTTTGGTCCCGTCGGTATTTCCACCATCCCCCTGGCCGGGGACTTAAACCCGGTCAACTCCACCTCCGCCTTTGGCAAGCGCAACCCCCTCCATTTGGTCGCCGGAGGCGGGGGGGTGGCCGCTAACTATCAATTTAACGACTCCCTCAGTGCCGCCGCCTCCTACACCAGTGTGGCCAATGACGGTTTCAGTCCCGAAGCAGGCATCTTTTTGGGCCGCTACAGCCTCTTTAGCCAGCTTTTGTTCACCCCAAACCAGCGCCTTGGCCTGGGTCTCTCCCATGTCTACCACTCCAATCCGGGCGATCGGGTGAACCTCACCGCCGGACGGGGGAGCGCCCTGGCCCAATCTCCCTTTGGCAACAATACCCCCACCACCGCCCATCTGCTGGGGCTGGAACTGGAGGCCAGTCTCAGCCGCAATTGGGCCTTAGGCGCTTGGGTGGGCTACAACTGGGCCTGGGCCAGTGGGGACGGTGCCATTGGGCGGCAGGCGATCGCATCGGGGGCTACGGCCAGCAGTTGGAACTATGCGCTAACGCTGAATCTTCAGGATTTAGGGAAGCGCGGTAGCCAGTTGGGGTTTGTGGTGGGGATGCCGCCCAAGGCAATTCATAACTCGATCGCCCATCGAACTGACTTGGATACCACGTACCATCTCGAAGTTTTGTATCGCTATCGCCACAGTAGTTATCTTGCCTTTACGCCTGGTCTAATCTTACTCCTCAATCCAGAGCACAATGCCAATAACCCTGCCATTTGGATTGCTTCCTTTGCCACAACCCTCCAATTCTAG
- a CDS encoding iron uptake porin has translation MKQPWQALSIAPVILGAALGADQAAAQEFSAEEISGSMDQSARGWVTEQGQLRSVSQLSDLRPTDWSYQAIRALVERYNCVAGYPDGTFRGNRALTRAEAAALVNACMDTVNDLITAATATAVTDEDLGILQRLQEEFQAELATLRGRVDTLEARTAELEANQFSTTTQIQGEVIFSLNDTLGDNVDGSGPDADNAVFGSRIRLGLSTSFSGEDLLYTRLFAGNVGDRSGQLEYATDTVTGNEVTVRLDDLWYRFPVGDRAEIQVGPMGMELDEITPTTAWEYGGFADFLEGAWTMYDDVSEWAGLGGNYQITETVNIAAAYLSGQGSDEPEFGFFNDDWSAFTQLSLTKDRFQMAVSYLHEYDKDSNDGFFAGLGTLKSQNPFAGADAATLDEVGIGLSYQVTPNFLLSAFGTYAWLKDQVNGDLARSYSAGLGLVFPDLFGEGHEGGFALGINPTIVSNENAIVGTDSSVPLIVDAYFNYRISDAITITPGGFVLLNQGTDASPVGVFALKTTFSF, from the coding sequence ATGAAACAACCATGGCAAGCCCTATCCATTGCGCCCGTGATTCTGGGTGCCGCCCTAGGGGCCGATCAGGCCGCTGCTCAGGAGTTCAGCGCTGAAGAGATCTCCGGTTCCATGGACCAGTCTGCTAGGGGTTGGGTAACAGAACAGGGGCAACTGCGCTCCGTGAGCCAACTGAGCGATCTTCGTCCCACCGACTGGAGCTACCAGGCCATTCGCGCCTTAGTGGAGCGTTACAACTGCGTCGCGGGCTACCCTGACGGAACCTTTAGGGGAAATCGCGCCCTAACCCGTGCTGAAGCTGCCGCCCTCGTCAATGCTTGCATGGACACCGTTAATGATCTAATTACAGCAGCTACGGCAACCGCTGTGACAGATGAAGACCTAGGGATTTTGCAACGCCTACAGGAAGAGTTTCAGGCTGAACTGGCAACCCTGCGGGGCCGGGTGGATACCCTAGAGGCTCGCACAGCGGAGTTAGAGGCTAACCAGTTTTCCACCACGACCCAGATTCAGGGCGAAGTGATTTTCTCCCTCAATGATACGTTGGGAGATAACGTCGATGGTAGTGGTCCGGATGCGGATAATGCTGTTTTTGGCAGTCGGATCCGCTTGGGCCTCAGCACCAGCTTTAGCGGTGAGGATTTGCTATATACCCGTCTTTTTGCTGGAAATGTCGGCGATCGCAGCGGTCAGCTTGAATATGCAACGGATACCGTCACTGGAAACGAGGTAACGGTGCGATTAGATGACCTGTGGTATCGCTTTCCCGTGGGCGATCGGGCGGAGATTCAAGTCGGTCCTATGGGCATGGAACTGGACGAAATTACCCCAACCACAGCCTGGGAATACGGCGGCTTTGCCGACTTCCTAGAAGGGGCTTGGACGATGTACGACGATGTGAGTGAGTGGGCGGGTCTTGGGGGCAATTACCAAATCACAGAGACGGTGAATATTGCCGCAGCCTATTTATCAGGTCAGGGGAGCGATGAGCCGGAATTCGGCTTTTTTAACGATGATTGGAGTGCATTTACCCAGTTATCCCTGACAAAAGACCGATTTCAGATGGCAGTCTCCTATCTCCATGAATATGACAAAGACAGCAATGATGGTTTCTTTGCGGGACTGGGCACCCTCAAAAGCCAGAATCCCTTTGCGGGGGCCGATGCGGCCACCCTGGATGAGGTGGGGATCGGCTTGAGTTACCAAGTTACACCAAATTTTCTGCTCTCTGCCTTTGGAACCTATGCTTGGCTCAAAGATCAGGTGAATGGCGATCTAGCAAGATCTTATAGCGCAGGGCTAGGGCTGGTGTTTCCGGACCTTTTTGGTGAAGGTCACGAGGGGGGCTTTGCCTTGGGAATTAATCCGACGATCGTCAGCAATGAGAATGCGATCGTGGGGACAGACTCCTCTGTGCCCCTGATTGTGGATGCCTACTTTAACTACCGCATCAGTGACGCGATTACGATTACTCCCGGTGGTTTTGTGCTGCTCAACCAAGGGACAGACGCTTCTCCAGTGGGTGTTTTTGCCCTTAAAACCACATTTTCTTTCTAA